In Methanosarcina barkeri MS, a single window of DNA contains:
- a CDS encoding pentapeptide repeat-containing protein — MDDKEKKDLRGANFIKTKLEGADFIEVDLEKANFIGSNLHGASFKGANLKEANLQATELQGVNFQEANLQGAKLQVATLYGADLQGANLKEANLQGASLQRTDLHEVNLQEANLQRTDLVEANLERANLQGAIFCEADLQEANLQGADLQGADLEKANLQGANLKETSLIRTGLEKANLQGADLQRADLEEANLQRADLQGANLQEANLQRTDLRKANLQRAYLGKANFEKAKLKGANLKKAEFEETNLEEAKLKEAILQGANFIKSKLISAKLQKANLKGTNFQGANLINAKLEGANLQRANLKEANFNGADLQRVNFRKANLQGAKFKEANLEGAQHLLVDQLSNVKTLYNAKLDEKLFIQLKEKHPALFEKSD; from the coding sequence ATGGACGATAAAGAAAAAAAAGATCTTCGAGGAGCTAACTTTATAAAGACTAAGCTTGAAGGAGCCGACTTTATAGAAGTTGATCTTGAAAAGGCAAATTTTATAGGTTCTAACCTCCATGGAGCTAGCTTTAAAGGAGCTAACCTTAAAGAGGCTAATCTCCAGGCAACTGAACTTCAAGGAGTTAATTTTCAAGAGGCCAATCTTCAAGGAGCTAAACTTCAAGTGGCCACACTTTATGGAGCAGACCTGCAAGGAGCTAACCTTAAAGAAGCCAATCTTCAAGGAGCTAGCCTTCAAAGAACTGACCTCCATGAAGTTAACCTTCAAGAAGCTAACCTCCAAAGAACAGACCTTGTAGAAGCAAACCTTGAAAGGGCTAACCTTCAAGGAGCTATATTCTGTGAAGCTGATCTTCAAGAGGCTAATCTTCAAGGAGCTGACCTGCAAGGAGCTGACCTTGAAAAAGCTAACCTTCAAGGAGCTAACCTTAAAGAAACTAGCCTTATACGAACTGGTCTTGAAAAAGCTAACCTTCAGGGAGCTGACCTTCAAAGAGCCGACCTTGAAGAGGCTAACCTTCAAAGAGCTGACCTGCAAGGAGCTAATCTTCAAGAAGCTAATCTACAAAGAACTGACCTCAGAAAAGCTAATCTTCAAAGGGCTTACCTTGGAAAGGCTAATTTTGAAAAAGCTAAACTTAAAGGAGCTAATCTTAAAAAAGCTGAATTTGAGGAAACTAACCTTGAAGAGGCCAAACTTAAAGAAGCTATCCTTCAAGGAGCTAACTTTATAAAATCTAAACTTATAAGTGCTAAACTTCAAAAAGCTAACCTTAAAGGGACTAACTTCCAGGGAGCTAACCTTATAAATGCTAAACTTGAGGGTGCCAATCTTCAAAGAGCTAATCTTAAAGAGGCTAATTTTAATGGAGCTGACCTTCAAAGAGTTAACTTCAGAAAAGCTAATCTTCAAGGGGCTAAATTTAAGGAGGCAAATCTAGAAGGTGCTCAGCATTTATTAGTTGACCAGCTTTCTAATGTAAAAACACTTTATAATGCAAAATTAGATGAAAAACTTTTCATACAATTAAAAGAAAAGCATCCTGCCCTCTTTGAAAAATCTGATTAA